One segment of Rosa chinensis cultivar Old Blush chromosome 6, RchiOBHm-V2, whole genome shotgun sequence DNA contains the following:
- the LOC112171709 gene encoding zinc finger MYM-type protein 1-like — translation MERFFKRTSNELSSPLIESERSKQSRVEIDLANLPSDPGERTKISDYHPDIRDQIRREYLLRGPCQPRNHQFVQIQCGEGKRRFVSDWFNDFPNWLEYSVAKNAAFCLCCYLFKSNVGEQGGGDCFTGIGFQNWKKKERLHDHVGKQNSVHNQALQKCEALMNEKQHIRNIIDQNVHQSRIDYRVRLEASVDCIRFLLRQGLAFRGHDESENSSNQGNFLQLLQFLVDHNDEVRAVALKNAPANLRLTSPRIQKDIVNAAAVETTNVIMRNMSDAFFSILVDESRDVSVKEQMAVTFRYVDKNGCVIESFIGIEHVASTTAISLKKAIDALFSKHGLSFSRLRGQGYDGASNMSGELNGLKTLILKENSSAFYVHCFAHQLQLALVGVAKKHEIVGAFFASIGSVVNIVGASSKRRDILREKQALKVIEALKVGELTSGHRLNQETEIKRSCDTRWSSHYGTLLNFTLMFSSIIDVLDEIAFDKVSSDQKHEAFISLKLLQSFDFIFSLHLMRIILGITHELSQALQKDDQDIVNAMDLVKVCKRKLQTFRESGWLSLFEQVVLFCGKENISVPNMDDQYVCPGKSRRRAPEMTNMHYYRFDFFCAVIDFQLQELDNRFSEATTELLLCLASLSPNYSFATYNKQSLMRLAELYPHDFSASELLLLECQLETYIDDVRSNNKFQQLQGIADLAKKLVETRKHKTYPYAYLLITLALVLPVATASVERAFSAMNIIKNRIRNRMGDQWMNDCLIVYLEKDIFNSIDNESIIQRFQNMAPRRGQL, via the coding sequence ATGGAGAGATTCTTTAAACGAACATCAAATGAGTTATCATCACCCCTCATAGAGAGTGAAAGATCAAAACAAAGTCGGGTAGAAATTGATTTGGCTAATCTTCCTTCTGATCCTGGAGAAAGaactaaaatttcagattatcaTCCCGATATTAGGGATCAAATTAGAAGAGAGTATCTGCTAAGAGGTCCTTGTCAGCCTAGAAATCATCAGTTTGTCCAAATACAGTGCGGAGAAGGGAAACGAAGGTTTGTCTCTGATTGGTTTAATGACTTCCCTAATTGGTTAGAATATAGCGTAGCCAAAAATGCTGCATTTTGTTTGTGCTGCTATCTGTTCAAATCAAATGTTGGTGAGCAAGGAGGAGGTGATTGTTTTACTGGTATTGGTTTTCAAaattggaagaaaaaagaaagattgcATGATCATGTAGGGAAGCAGAATAGTGTCCATAATCAAGCACTGCAAAAATGTGAAGCTTTGATGAATGAAAAGCAGCATATTCGAAACATTATTGATCAGAATGTGCATCAATCCCGAATAGATTATCGAGTTCGACTAGAAGCTTCAGTTGATTGCATTCGGTTTCTTCTGAGACAAGGCCTTGCCTTTCGTGGTCATGACGAGTCAGAGAACTCAAGCAATCAAGGTAACTTTCTTCAGCTTTTGCAATTTCTTGTTGATCACAATGATGAAGTGAGAGCTGTTGCATTGAAGAATGCTCCTGCAAATCTTAGATTGACATCACCTAGGATTCAAAAGGACATTGTTAATGCTGCTGCTGTTGAAACTACAAATGTTATTATGAGAAACATGAGTGATGCCTTTTTTTCTATCCTAGTTGATGAATCTAGGGATGTATCTGTGAAGGAGCAAATGGCTGTTACTTTTCGTTATGTGGATAAAAATGGGTGTGTGATTGAATCCTTCATAGGCATTGAACATGTAGCGAGTACTACTGCAATCTCACTTAAGAAAGCTATAGATGCACTATTCTCTAAACATGGATTAAGCTTCTCTAGGCTACGTGGTCAAGGTTACGATGGCGCCAGTAATATGAGTGGAGAACTTAATGGTCTGAAGACCCTTATTTTGAAGGAGAACTCGAGTGCTTTTTATGTTCATTGTTTTGCACATCAGCTTCAATTAGCTTTGGTTGGTGTAGCCAAGAAACATGAAATTGTAGGTGCTTTCTTTGCATCAATTGGTAGTGTTGTAAACATTGTTGGGGCATCTTCTAAACGTCGAGACATTCTGCGAGAAAAGCAAGCTCTTAAAGTCATTGAGGCACTTAAAGTTGGAGAACTTACAAGTGGACACAGACTCAAtcaagaaactgaaattaaGCGTTCATGTGATACGCGTTGGAGCTCACATTATGGTACTCTTCTAAACTTTACTCTCATGTTTTCTTCCATAATTGATGTGTTGGATGAAATAGCATTTGATAAAGTGAGTTCTGATCAGAAGCATGAAGCTTTTATTTCTTTGAAGTTGCTGCAATCATTTGATTTCATATTCAGTTTGCATTTGATGAGAATTATACTTGGAATCACTCATGAGTTATCACAAGCACTACAAAAAGATGATCAGGACATTGTGAATGCTATGGATTTAGTGAAAGTGTGCAAGAGAAAATTGCAGACTTTTAGGGAGAGTGGATGGCTTTCTTTGTTTGAGCAGGTTGTTCTATTTTGTGGAAAAGAGAACATTAGTGTTCCAAACATGGATGATCAATATGTATGTCCAGGAAAATCAAGGCGTAGAGCTCCTGAAATGACAAATATGCATTACTATCGCTTTGACTTCTTTTGTGCAGTAATTGATTTCCAACTTCAGGAGCTAGATAACCGTTTCAGTGAGGCTACTACTGAACTTCTCCTTTGTTTGGCATCTCTAAGTCCTAATTATTCATTTGCAACTTATAATAAGCAAAGTTTGATGCGTCTTGCTGAGCTTTATCCTCATGATTTTTCTGCATCAGAGTTGTTGTTGCTAGAATGTCAGTTAGAGACTTATATTGATGATGTGCGATCTAACAACAAGTTCCAACAATTGCAAGGGATTGCTGATCTTGCAAAGAAATTAGTTGAGACAAGAAAGCATAAGACATATCCTTATGCTTATTTGCTGATCACTTTGGCTCTAGTACTTCCTGTTGCAACAGCCTCTGTTGAAAGAGCTTTCTCTGCCATGAATATTATAAAGAATCGAATTCGCAATCGAATGGGAGATCAATGGATGAATGACTGCTTAATTGTATATCTTGAGAAGGATATATTCAATTCCATTGACAATGAGTCTATTATTCAGCGTTTTCAAAACATGGCACCTCGTAGAGGACAATTATAG